A part of Salvelinus alpinus chromosome 5, SLU_Salpinus.1, whole genome shotgun sequence genomic DNA contains:
- the onecut1 gene encoding hepatocyte nuclear factor 6 isoform X1 has product MNAQLSMESLGDLSHESVAGPGELLVGHSPHPRPGGGRGLAHRSMGMTSLLDGGEYHSHHGHNTGHPGHHLHPAMSMCEAPPGMSASTYTTLTPLQPPLPPISTVADKFSHHHHHHHHPHHHPHHPHNHHQRLPGNVTGSFTFMRDERGLAPINNLYSPYHHKDAPGMGQSLSPLSGSGLAGLHSSQAGLPPYAHPGVSASMPGEKMQLTPGGFEAHHPTMLARHADQHLTSSGNMLHINGLHHHHPHAHLGASGHVLGHGNPRDNNTQSHASGPGVQVQGVGGGGGTDGNSTGQMEEVNTKEVAQRITTELKRYSIPQAIFAQRVLCRSQGTLSDLLRNPKPWSKLKSGRETFRRMWKWLQEPEFTRMSTLRLAGERTLACKRKEQDQGHCKVGGDRGGSGGSSGGNHSGSNHSGNGGHSKKPRLVFTDVQRRTLHAIFKENKRPSKELQITISQQLGLELTTVSNFFMNARRRSLDKWLDDNGGSSHSANSSVSTCSKA; this is encoded by the exons ATGAACGCGCAACTGTCCATGGAGAGCCTCGGCGACCTGAGCCATGAGTCTGTGGCCGGTCCAGGAGAGCTGCTAGTCGGCCACAGCCCACACCCCCGCCCGGGTGGGGGCCGAGGGCTGGCGCACCGCTCCATGGGCATGACGAGCCTGCTAGACGGGGGAGAATACCACTCCCATCACGGACACAACACTGGACACCCCGGTCATCACCTGCACCCCGCCATGAGTATGTGCGAGGCCCCCCCTGGAATGAGCGCAAGCACCTACACCACCCTCACACCTCTCCAGCCTCCCCTACCCCCCATCTCCACTGTAGCAGACAAGTTctctcatcatcaccatcatcatcatcatccacaccaccatcctcatcatcctcataATCATCATCAGCGACTCCCTGGTAATGTCACCGGCAGCTTTACGTTTATGAGGGACGAGAGGGGGCTGGCGCCGATCAACAACCTCTACTCCCCATACCACCACAAAGACGCCCCTGGGATGGGACAGAGCCTCTCCCCACTGTCTGGCTCTGGCCTGGCCGGCCTACACAGCTCCCAGGCCGGCCTGCCTCCCTATGCCCACCCCGGGGTCTCAGCCTCCATGCCGGGGGAGAAGATGCAGTTGACTCCCGGTGGGTTCGAGGCTCATCACCCCACCATGCTGGCCAGACACGCCGACCAGCACCTCACCTCCTCGGGGAACATGCTCCATATAAAcggcctccatcaccaccacccccaTGCCCACCTCGGAGCCTCGGGGCACGTGCTGGGTCACGGGAACCCCCGGGACAACAACACCCAGAGCCACGCCTCAGGGCCCGGGGTTCAAGTCCAGGGggttggtggtggtggcggtaccGACGGCAATTCGACGGGTCAAATGGAAGAAGTAAACACCAAAGAAGTAGCGCAGAGGATCACTACAGAGCTGAAGCGTTACTCCATCCCCCAGGCTATCTTCGCCCAGAGGGTGTTGTGTCGGTCCCAGGGGACACTGTCAGACCTGCTCCGGAACCCCAAGCCCTGGTCCAAGCTCAAGTCCGGCCGGGAGACCTTCCGCCGGATGTGGAAGTGGCTGCAGGAGCCTGAGTTCACACGCATGAGCACGCTCAGGCTCGCAGGTGAGCGAACCCTCG CGTGTAAGCGCAAGGAGCAGGACCAGGGCCACTGTAAAGTTGGTGGTGACCGTGGCGGCAGCGGTGGCAGCAGCGGCGGAAACCACAGCGGCAGCAACCACAGCGGTAATGGTGGCCACTCCAAGAAGCCTCGGCTGGTGTTTACTGATGTCCAGAGAAGGACCCTCCACGCCATCTTCAAGGAGAACAAGCGTCCATCCAAGGAGCTCCAGATCACCATCAGCCAGCAGCTGGGCCTGGAGCTGACCACCGTCTCAAATTTCTTCATGAACGCACGCCGACGCAGCCTCGACAAGTGGCTCGACGACAACGGAGGCTCCTCCCACTCCGCTAATTCCTCTGTCTCCACCTGCAGCAAAGCCTGA
- the onecut1 gene encoding hepatocyte nuclear factor 6 isoform X2, whose translation MNAQLSMESLGDLSHESVAGPGELLVGHSPHPRPGGGRGLAHRSMGMTSLLDGGEYHSHHGHNTGHPGHHLHPAMSMCEAPPGMSASTYTTLTPLQPPLPPISTVADKFSHHHHHHHHPHHHPHHPHNHHQRLPGNVTGSFTFMRDERGLAPINNLYSPYHHKDAPGMGQSLSPLSGSGLAGLHSSQAGLPPYAHPGVSASMPGEKMQLTPGGFEAHHPTMLARHADQHLTSSGNMLHINGLHHHHPHAHLGASGHVLGHGNPRDNNTQSHASGPGVQVQGVGGGGGTDGNSTGQMEEVNTKEVAQRITTELKRYSIPQAIFAQRVLCRSQGTLSDLLRNPKPWSKLKSGRETFRRMWKWLQEPEFTRMSTLRLAACKRKEQDQGHCKVGGDRGGSGGSSGGNHSGSNHSGNGGHSKKPRLVFTDVQRRTLHAIFKENKRPSKELQITISQQLGLELTTVSNFFMNARRRSLDKWLDDNGGSSHSANSSVSTCSKA comes from the exons ATGAACGCGCAACTGTCCATGGAGAGCCTCGGCGACCTGAGCCATGAGTCTGTGGCCGGTCCAGGAGAGCTGCTAGTCGGCCACAGCCCACACCCCCGCCCGGGTGGGGGCCGAGGGCTGGCGCACCGCTCCATGGGCATGACGAGCCTGCTAGACGGGGGAGAATACCACTCCCATCACGGACACAACACTGGACACCCCGGTCATCACCTGCACCCCGCCATGAGTATGTGCGAGGCCCCCCCTGGAATGAGCGCAAGCACCTACACCACCCTCACACCTCTCCAGCCTCCCCTACCCCCCATCTCCACTGTAGCAGACAAGTTctctcatcatcaccatcatcatcatcatccacaccaccatcctcatcatcctcataATCATCATCAGCGACTCCCTGGTAATGTCACCGGCAGCTTTACGTTTATGAGGGACGAGAGGGGGCTGGCGCCGATCAACAACCTCTACTCCCCATACCACCACAAAGACGCCCCTGGGATGGGACAGAGCCTCTCCCCACTGTCTGGCTCTGGCCTGGCCGGCCTACACAGCTCCCAGGCCGGCCTGCCTCCCTATGCCCACCCCGGGGTCTCAGCCTCCATGCCGGGGGAGAAGATGCAGTTGACTCCCGGTGGGTTCGAGGCTCATCACCCCACCATGCTGGCCAGACACGCCGACCAGCACCTCACCTCCTCGGGGAACATGCTCCATATAAAcggcctccatcaccaccacccccaTGCCCACCTCGGAGCCTCGGGGCACGTGCTGGGTCACGGGAACCCCCGGGACAACAACACCCAGAGCCACGCCTCAGGGCCCGGGGTTCAAGTCCAGGGggttggtggtggtggcggtaccGACGGCAATTCGACGGGTCAAATGGAAGAAGTAAACACCAAAGAAGTAGCGCAGAGGATCACTACAGAGCTGAAGCGTTACTCCATCCCCCAGGCTATCTTCGCCCAGAGGGTGTTGTGTCGGTCCCAGGGGACACTGTCAGACCTGCTCCGGAACCCCAAGCCCTGGTCCAAGCTCAAGTCCGGCCGGGAGACCTTCCGCCGGATGTGGAAGTGGCTGCAGGAGCCTGAGTTCACACGCATGAGCACGCTCAGGCTCGCAG CGTGTAAGCGCAAGGAGCAGGACCAGGGCCACTGTAAAGTTGGTGGTGACCGTGGCGGCAGCGGTGGCAGCAGCGGCGGAAACCACAGCGGCAGCAACCACAGCGGTAATGGTGGCCACTCCAAGAAGCCTCGGCTGGTGTTTACTGATGTCCAGAGAAGGACCCTCCACGCCATCTTCAAGGAGAACAAGCGTCCATCCAAGGAGCTCCAGATCACCATCAGCCAGCAGCTGGGCCTGGAGCTGACCACCGTCTCAAATTTCTTCATGAACGCACGCCGACGCAGCCTCGACAAGTGGCTCGACGACAACGGAGGCTCCTCCCACTCCGCTAATTCCTCTGTCTCCACCTGCAGCAAAGCCTGA